One region of Mesobacillus boroniphilus genomic DNA includes:
- the fabG gene encoding 3-oxoacyl-ACP reductase FabG: MAGRFDGRVAFVTGGSRGIGKGIVQLFAEEGAKVAFIDLNEEALAETTNELREKGYEVYSKLANVTDAGQVEQAMKEVHDTFGSVDVLVNNAGVIRDNLLFKMTDSDWQTVMDVHLKGSFNAAKAAQKYMVEQKYGRIINISSTSALGNRGQANYAAAKAGLQGFTKTLAIELGRYGITANSVAPGFIETEMTKETAARIGISFDDLIKHSVASIPVGRSGKPADIANAVAFFADEKSSFVNGQVIYVAGGPKN, from the coding sequence ATGGCAGGAAGATTTGATGGAAGAGTTGCTTTTGTGACGGGAGGCAGCAGGGGGATCGGAAAAGGAATCGTTCAGCTTTTCGCTGAGGAAGGAGCAAAGGTTGCTTTTATCGACTTGAATGAGGAAGCATTGGCGGAAACAACGAACGAGTTACGTGAGAAAGGGTATGAAGTTTACTCGAAATTAGCGAACGTGACGGACGCAGGACAGGTTGAACAGGCAATGAAGGAAGTGCATGACACTTTTGGATCTGTCGACGTCCTTGTGAACAACGCAGGTGTCATCCGTGATAATCTGCTCTTCAAAATGACGGATTCCGATTGGCAAACAGTCATGGATGTCCATCTGAAAGGTTCGTTCAATGCTGCGAAAGCAGCTCAGAAGTACATGGTTGAACAGAAATATGGCCGAATCATCAACATTTCGTCAACATCCGCACTTGGAAACAGGGGCCAGGCAAACTATGCAGCGGCAAAAGCAGGTCTCCAGGGCTTCACTAAAACTCTTGCTATTGAACTTGGACGTTATGGAATAACAGCCAACTCGGTCGCTCCAGGCTTCATCGAGACGGAAATGACGAAAGAAACCGCAGCTCGAATCGGAATCTCGTTCGATGACCTGATTAAACACAGTGTCGCGAGCATTCCGGTCGGCAGGAGCGGAAAACCAGCTGATATTGCCAATGCAGTCGCCTTCTTTGCTGATGAAAAATCGTCCTTTGTCAACGGCCAGGTCATTTATGTGGCTGGCGGGCCCAAAAATTAA
- a CDS encoding MaoC family dehydratase N-terminal domain-containing protein, translated as MFKEHIGKQSNKVKNIVERGAVKKFAEAIGDLHPIFIDEETGKNSRYNRNIAPPTFPRVFDYGTIEGLNLPNKGLIHGEQTYHYERPLLVGEEITCYSVIKNYFEKKGTQGEMGFLVLESFGEDESGKIVFSSTQTVIITEAVRKVLIG; from the coding sequence GTGTTTAAAGAGCATATTGGCAAACAGTCCAATAAAGTAAAAAACATTGTGGAACGAGGCGCTGTCAAAAAATTCGCTGAAGCCATCGGCGATCTGCATCCCATTTTCATTGATGAGGAAACCGGCAAAAACTCACGATATAACAGGAACATTGCCCCGCCCACTTTTCCAAGGGTTTTTGATTATGGAACAATCGAGGGACTGAATCTTCCTAATAAAGGTCTGATACATGGGGAACAGACTTATCATTACGAGCGCCCTTTGCTTGTAGGTGAAGAAATAACCTGTTACTCAGTAATCAAAAATTATTTCGAAAAGAAAGGAACCCAGGGTGAAATGGGCTTCCTTGTATTAGAAAGCTTTGGTGAGGACGAATCCGGAAAAATAGTCTTTTCCTCCACCCAAACTGTCATTATCACGGAAGCGGTAAGGAAGGTGCTGATTGGATGA
- a CDS encoding MaoC/PaaZ C-terminal domain-containing protein: protein MSSLAELKVGESIKEIQLDPVDRITLIKYAGASGDYNPIHTIDEEAKKVGLPGIIAHGMWTMGNLSKLFTDFYGEGFIQDYTIRFKGMVFLNDVVTLQAELAEENENILRFNVRAVNQNGNEVIKGDVLYHRYAS from the coding sequence ATGAGTAGCTTAGCAGAATTGAAGGTAGGAGAATCCATAAAGGAAATTCAGCTGGATCCGGTCGACAGGATTACCCTTATTAAATACGCTGGTGCTTCAGGAGATTACAACCCGATCCATACAATCGATGAAGAAGCGAAAAAAGTGGGACTGCCGGGGATCATCGCACACGGTATGTGGACAATGGGCAACCTGTCAAAACTTTTTACCGACTTTTACGGGGAAGGCTTCATTCAGGATTATACGATTCGATTTAAAGGAATGGTGTTCCTGAATGACGTTGTCACTCTCCAGGCAGAGTTAGCGGAGGAAAATGAGAACATCCTCCGATTCAATGTTCGCGCAGTCAATCAAAATGGCAATGAAGTCATTAAGGGAGATGTGCTGTATCATCGGTATGCTTCTTAA
- a CDS encoding acyl-CoA dehydrogenase family protein — translation MNFDFDEDLLALKRNVRGFIQSEVEPVAMQIEEDDKIPENIIQLSRELGLFGLSIPEEYGGLGIGMVEKCALYEEIGQTHNGYTTLIGAHTGIGTVGIVELGNEQQKRKYLPGMASGEKVGAFALTEPDAGSNAANLRTTAVKKGDKYVLNGLKHYITNAIEASVFTVMAVTDSEKGAKGITSFIVEKDFPGFKLGKLEKKMGLKGSHSAELVFEDCEVPVENVLGTEGQGYVNALKILANGRAGLAARNLGSCQKLLDMSVAYAKERIQFGKPIIKHQAVSHMLAEMAVEIEALRSFTYRVAWMVDSGQKVIKEAAMLKLYGSEVYNRVADKAVQIHGGIGYISDYPVERFFRDARITRIYEGTSEIQKNIIAAQLEKEY, via the coding sequence GTGAACTTTGATTTTGATGAGGATTTACTGGCTTTAAAAAGAAATGTCCGTGGTTTTATCCAGAGTGAAGTCGAGCCTGTTGCCATGCAAATCGAGGAAGATGACAAAATTCCGGAAAACATCATACAGCTATCGAGGGAGTTGGGGCTTTTCGGATTAAGCATACCGGAGGAATACGGCGGACTGGGCATCGGAATGGTGGAAAAATGTGCACTGTATGAAGAAATCGGCCAGACGCACAATGGCTATACGACTTTGATTGGCGCCCACACTGGAATCGGTACTGTAGGAATCGTCGAGCTTGGCAATGAGCAGCAAAAACGAAAGTATTTGCCTGGTATGGCTAGCGGAGAGAAAGTCGGTGCCTTTGCCCTGACAGAACCTGATGCCGGATCGAATGCGGCAAACTTAAGAACAACAGCTGTAAAAAAAGGCGATAAATATGTGCTGAACGGCTTGAAGCACTATATTACAAATGCAATTGAGGCGAGTGTTTTTACAGTGATGGCAGTAACTGACTCTGAAAAAGGAGCAAAAGGAATTACTTCATTTATCGTCGAGAAGGACTTTCCTGGCTTCAAGCTCGGGAAATTGGAAAAAAAGATGGGACTCAAGGGGTCGCATTCTGCCGAATTGGTTTTCGAAGATTGCGAGGTTCCAGTTGAAAATGTTCTAGGCACTGAAGGTCAGGGCTATGTAAATGCGTTGAAAATACTAGCCAATGGAAGGGCAGGCCTCGCTGCACGTAATCTGGGGTCCTGTCAGAAACTCCTTGACATGTCTGTTGCCTACGCCAAAGAGAGAATCCAGTTCGGAAAACCGATTATCAAGCATCAGGCAGTAAGCCATATGCTGGCGGAAATGGCGGTTGAAATCGAAGCGCTCAGGTCTTTTACATACCGAGTTGCGTGGATGGTTGATTCCGGTCAGAAGGTTATCAAGGAAGCTGCCATGCTTAAGCTCTATGGTTCAGAGGTTTACAACAGGGTCGCCGATAAAGCAGTGCAGATTCACGGGGGGATCGGTTATATATCAGATTACCCGGTCGAAAGATTTTTCCGTGATGCACGAATCACAAGAATTTATGAGGGCACGTCGGAAATCCAGAAAAACATTATAGCTGCTCAGCTGGAAAAAGAATATTAA